In Streptomyces sp. NBC_00683, the DNA window GGCCGCTGTGTTCCGTCGGTCATCGTGTCCCTCCTTGCGGGGAGCGCCAGGGCATCAGGACGCGTTCCAGCAGCCGTACGACGATGTCGGCGGCCAGGCCCAGGAGGCCGTAGATCAGGATGCAGACGGCGAGGATGTCGGTGCGTGCGTAGCTCTGTGCCTGCGACATCAGATAGCCGATGCCCGCGGTGGCGTTGATCTCCTCGGCGGCGATGAGGGCGATCACGCTGAGCGTCATGGACAGCCGCAGCCCGGCCAGGAGGGACGGCAGGGCCCCGGGCAGGACGACCTCCCGCACGATGGCGAGCCTGCTCATCCCGAAGCTGCGCATGGCCTCGACGAGCTTGGGATCGGTGTTGCGCACGCCGCTCGACGTGGACACGTACATCGGGAAGGTGGTGGCGACGGCGATGAGCAGGATCTTGGCCGTCTCGTTGATCCCGAACCAGACCATGAACAGGGGGACCAGCGCGAGGAAGGGGATGGTGCGCAGGGTCTGGAGCGAGGAGTCGAGGAGCTCGTCGCCGAGCCGGGTGAATCCGGTGGTGATACCGAGGACCAGCCCGGCGGCGAGCCCGAAGAGCAGGCCGATTCCGGACCGGGTCAGGGAGGTGGTGAGCGCGTCGGGCAGCTGCCCGTTCCCCCACAGCTCCCCCACGGCCCGCAGTACTTCGGCGGGCGACGCCAGCACGTCGGGGGTGAGCAGCCCGGTGGCCGAGGCCACCCACCACAGGGCGAGCAGGGCCACCGGTCCCAGCGCGCGGACGGTCAGGGCGAAGGGACGGCTGCGCGCTGTGCGGAGTTGGGGCCGGGGGGCGACCAGGTGCTCGGTGCCGGCCGCTTCGGAGACCGCGCTCATGTCAGCTTCTCGACGTCGAGGAGGTGCGCCGCGACGTCGACCTGTCCCTTGGTGACCTTCTGCTCGGCGTAGAAGGCGGCGACGGCCTCGAAGCGTTCGATGTCCTCGGGGCCGATCGGGTCGACCGTGCCGCCCTTGGCGATGATCGCGGTCTGCACCTCTTGGGCCTTGCCGGTGACGGCGGTGGGGCCGACGTCGGTGAAGACGTTCAGATAGGCGGCGGGATTCTTCTTCTGGCGGGCGCTGGCGTCGTGGAGGTACGTGTAGAGGGCCTTGACGATCTCGGGGTGCTTCTCGGCGAAGCCCGTACGCACCGCGTTCAGGCTGTAGTTGTCGGAGCCGATGGCGGCGCCGTCGGCGAGGAAGTGGGCCTTGCCGCTGCCGATCTCGGCCACGGCGTAGGTGGCCCAGACGGCCCAGGCGTCGACCTTGCCCGCGTTGAACACGGCGGCGGTCTGGTCGGGGCGCAGATAGACCCGCTCGACCTTGTCCGCCGGGATGCCGGCCTTGGCGAGGGCCTTGAGCAGCAGGTACTCCCCGGTGCCGCCCTGGTTGACGGCGACCTTCTTCCCCACGAGACCGGCGACGGAGTCGATGCCCGAACCGTTCTGGACCAGGATTCCCTCGCCCGTCGCGTCGGGGTCGACGGCGGTGAAGAACTTGAAGCCGGGGCGCTGGGCGAGCGAGGTGACGCCCGAGGTGATGGAGCCGGTGGCGAAGTCGAGCTGGTCGGCGTTCATGGCCTGGGCGGCCGGCGCGAAGGGGCCCGCGCTGCCGGTCCACTCCACCTTGGCGCCGGCCTTGCCGAGGGCCTTGTCGAGGCTGCCGTCCTTCTTGCCGACGGCGAGGACTCCGGAGTTGCCGGGGTCGGGAATGCGCACGGTGACGGTGCTCGCGGCGCCGGATCCGCTGTCGGCCTCGGACGTGCCGCAGGCGCTGAGGGCAAGGAGCGCGGTGACCGTGAGGAGTGCGGGGGCGAGGGCCGTACGGCCCGGTCGGTGCGAGTTCATGGTGACAGTGGTCCTCGGGGTTCGGGGGTGGACGTGGGGACGGGGTGGAGCCGGGCGAGGGCTGCTGCCCTGCGCAGCGGTGCGGGGTCGGCCCACGCCGTGACGTCCACGGGCTCCGGGAGGAAGCCGTGGGCGCGCAGCGCGGTCTCCTGCTCGGCGAGCAGGCCGAGCCGCTCGGCCGACAGGTCGGGGTGCAGGGTGAGATGGGTGCCGGGGCGGTAGGCGCCCGCGACTCCGTCGGCGCCCGCCCCGGTCTCGGCGCCGAGGATGCGGTCGACCTCGGCGGGCTGTCCGGTGGCCCAGTCGGCCGCTCGGAGCAGGACGGCGAGGAAGCGGTCGACGAGCCCGGGGTGGTCGTCCAGCAACTGCTGGTGGACGGTGATGGGTCGGGGCGTTCCGTTGTTGACACGGAACCGGCGGTCGGGCAGCTCGTCGAGTTCCACGGCGACCTCGGCCCCTGTCCTGCGGGCCGCTTCGACGGCCAGGGCACCCTTGACGTACACCGCGTCCACGTCGCCTCGCCGCAGCGCGTCGAGTTCGGCGGCCCACTGTCCGTGGTGCCCGTCGGCGGGGACGTCGACGAGTGCGGCGTCGTCCAGGGTCAGACCGGCGGACCCGAGAGCGCCCTCGAACCCGCGCAGCGCCATGGCCCGCCAGAAGTCGATGGCCAGGGTGTGGGAGGGCACCGCGAGCCGCAGTCCGCGCAGGGCGCCGGCGCCCCTGATCCCGGATCCGGGGGCGACCAGTACGGCCTGGCGTTCCTCGATCCAGGTCAGACCGATCAGCCGGGTCCGCTCAC includes these proteins:
- a CDS encoding ABC transporter permease, whose protein sequence is MSAVSEAAGTEHLVAPRPQLRTARSRPFALTVRALGPVALLALWWVASATGLLTPDVLASPAEVLRAVGELWGNGQLPDALTTSLTRSGIGLLFGLAAGLVLGITTGFTRLGDELLDSSLQTLRTIPFLALVPLFMVWFGINETAKILLIAVATTFPMYVSTSSGVRNTDPKLVEAMRSFGMSRLAIVREVVLPGALPSLLAGLRLSMTLSVIALIAAEEINATAGIGYLMSQAQSYARTDILAVCILIYGLLGLAADIVVRLLERVLMPWRSPQGGTR
- a CDS encoding NrtA/SsuA/CpmA family ABC transporter substrate-binding protein; translation: MNSHRPGRTALAPALLTVTALLALSACGTSEADSGSGAASTVTVRIPDPGNSGVLAVGKKDGSLDKALGKAGAKVEWTGSAGPFAPAAQAMNADQLDFATGSITSGVTSLAQRPGFKFFTAVDPDATGEGILVQNGSGIDSVAGLVGKKVAVNQGGTGEYLLLKALAKAGIPADKVERVYLRPDQTAAVFNAGKVDAWAVWATYAVAEIGSGKAHFLADGAAIGSDNYSLNAVRTGFAEKHPEIVKALYTYLHDASARQKKNPAAYLNVFTDVGPTAVTGKAQEVQTAIIAKGGTVDPIGPEDIERFEAVAAFYAEQKVTKGQVDVAAHLLDVEKLT
- a CDS encoding ABC transporter substrate-binding protein — translated: MTRSAVLPRTLWFTRCPVPTATGIAADRQWLSDEFASDGIAVRSLQDADPDADRGAHFTHALPGLFREGGNVPALWARSRGERTRLIGLTWIEERQAVLVAPGSGIRGAGALRGLRLAVPSHTLAIDFWRAMALRGFEGALGSAGLTLDDAALVDVPADGHHGQWAAELDALRRGDVDAVYVKGALAVEAARRTGAEVAVELDELPDRRFRVNNGTPRPITVHQQLLDDHPGLVDRFLAVLLRAADWATGQPAEVDRILGAETGAGADGVAGAYRPGTHLTLHPDLSAERLGLLAEQETALRAHGFLPEPVDVTAWADPAPLRRAAALARLHPVPTSTPEPRGPLSP